The following are encoded together in the Pseudoalteromonas piscicida genome:
- a CDS encoding TetR/AcrR family transcriptional regulator: MTNKLTEAAVTPREKLITAGKCLFINRGYNRVTTRAIADLAEVNIALIKYYFGDKAGLFEAVFREVAAPLLSLLEGMKKSQLRELSPLILTQFIERYFQVMSQSPTLPKIIFMALHDTHSKEHEIIKKIFFEHVENGVSTLNSTFQTLSPVEPIRAEWLLLTCLGLSAFPFLVPPVMQPLLGIENSDTELWRTLGKHQQAIFNVFLSQHIERKTS; this comes from the coding sequence ATGACAAATAAGCTAACGGAAGCCGCTGTTACCCCGAGAGAAAAGCTCATCACCGCTGGTAAATGTTTGTTTATTAACCGCGGATATAATCGAGTCACGACCAGAGCAATTGCGGACCTTGCAGAGGTTAACATTGCTTTGATTAAGTACTACTTCGGCGATAAAGCGGGGCTGTTTGAAGCGGTCTTTCGCGAAGTTGCAGCACCTCTACTGAGCTTGCTTGAAGGGATGAAAAAATCACAGTTACGCGAACTCTCACCGCTCATTTTAACTCAGTTTATAGAGCGCTACTTTCAGGTGATGAGCCAATCCCCAACGCTACCTAAGATCATTTTTATGGCACTACATGATACACACTCTAAAGAGCATGAAATCATAAAAAAGATTTTCTTTGAGCATGTAGAGAACGGTGTCAGTACCTTAAACTCGACCTTTCAAACGCTTTCGCCTGTAGAGCCCATTCGAGCTGAATGGTTACTTTTAACCTGCCTTGGCTTGTCGGCGTTTCCTTTTTTGGTGCCACCTGTGATGCAGCCGCTACTTGGTATCGAAAACTCGGATACTGAGCTGTGGCGCACCCTTGGCAAACATCAGCAAGCTATTTTTAACGTGTTTCTATCCCAGCATATTGAACGGAAAACATCATGA
- a CDS encoding HlyD family secretion protein has protein sequence MKTPFYIISFVLLTLLVGCSKPERKIFGIIERPQVQISSPTGELLVELLVERGDKVVKGQPLAKIDDVVQQQQVNAIEQQISRLQAQYRLLLSGTRVEQVKQAKARVHAAQAAWEEAQRQLVRQRQLIKDKLTSQDRVDTASANVESTLGILQEAQERLKELENGTREETIEQAKIAIAEAQTQLIIANKQLAELTLKAPTSGIVEDLPWLVGERPIKGAPIILLAADDKTFARLYLPQTQLAKVSLGSVLNVHFDGSDKSLQGTVSYISQSASFTPYFALSQEERARLMYVVEVVLTDKVTVPSGTPVWVNLQND, from the coding sequence ATGAAAACACCGTTTTACATCATTAGTTTTGTGTTACTGACGCTTTTGGTTGGTTGCTCTAAACCCGAGCGTAAAATCTTCGGCATTATCGAACGACCTCAGGTGCAGATCAGCAGCCCAACCGGAGAGTTATTAGTTGAGTTGCTGGTAGAGCGCGGCGATAAAGTGGTAAAAGGACAGCCACTGGCGAAAATCGATGACGTGGTGCAGCAACAACAGGTTAATGCCATTGAACAGCAAATCTCGCGCTTGCAAGCGCAATATCGATTGTTACTCTCAGGCACCCGAGTTGAGCAAGTCAAACAAGCCAAAGCAAGGGTGCATGCAGCACAAGCCGCTTGGGAAGAAGCTCAGCGGCAACTTGTTCGACAGAGGCAGTTAATCAAAGACAAGTTGACCTCTCAAGATAGGGTGGATACCGCCTCTGCCAATGTTGAGTCGACACTTGGTATTTTGCAAGAGGCCCAAGAACGTCTGAAAGAGCTTGAAAATGGTACGAGAGAGGAGACAATTGAGCAAGCAAAAATCGCAATTGCAGAAGCACAAACACAGCTAATTATTGCCAACAAACAGCTCGCTGAGCTTACCCTTAAAGCACCCACTTCCGGCATTGTCGAAGATTTACCTTGGCTTGTTGGTGAGCGTCCCATTAAAGGTGCACCGATTATTTTGCTGGCTGCTGACGACAAAACATTCGCTCGGCTTTATCTACCGCAAACCCAGCTTGCTAAAGTCTCTTTGGGAAGTGTGCTAAACGTGCATTTCGATGGCAGTGATAAAAGTCTACAAGGCACCGTCAGCTACATTAGCCAAAGCGCGAGCTTCACGCCTTATTTTGCACTTTCACAAGAGGAAAGAGCACGTTTGATGTATGTGGTGGAAGTGGTGCTCACTGATAAAGTGACTGTCCCTTCAGGCACGCCGGTATGGGTGAATCTGCAAAATGACTAA